In the genome of Haloferax mediterranei ATCC 33500, one region contains:
- a CDS encoding hydantoinase/oxoprolinase family protein, with translation MSRDSKTQRLAVDIGGTFVDAITFDRETRSIDLEKAATTSQQPSKGVLNSVGKVGASLEETEAFVHGTTLGLNAVLERDGAKTGIITNEGFEDVYEIGRTNLERDAMYDINYQKPASLVPRRRRVGVPGRLNASGAVVEELDTDAVRDAAAYLVDEQGVESIAICFLHSYQNDQHEQAAAQIVRETRPEVSVSVSSDISGEYREYERTSTAVLDGYIKPIFENYVDTLDSNLGQSGFDGSFFITRSGGGTLTAESAKTAPVHTILSGPAGGLIGASHVGNVTGRENLITVDMGGTSLDAAVIEDGSPVVKYDSSLEHQPMMIPVYDIRTIGAGGGSIAWLDGELLKVGPQSAGADPGPICYDNGGTEPTVTDAALALGFLDPNDFLGGEMETAEAAALDGIESKLADPLGMSVHEASKGVFDVALANTVGAIREITVEKGLDPRDFSMVAYGGAGPMFVPLLAREIGVNEVLVPQAPSVFSAWGMLMADVVYDFSQTHIAVLDDIDLETLESEFSELEDEGRETLESEGIEESRQEIERAVEMRYFGQEHTVEVNADGVESIAELAERFEAQHETRYGHTMDDPVQAVHLRVRAVGENDKPSLDPEDPRTEGELEPVGSRSAYCFAENEFVDFDVYQRSDLAPGDELAGPTVVTEPTTSLVFHSDQTATVDEYGHITITTGGDQ, from the coding sequence GTGAGTAGAGATAGCAAGACGCAACGGCTCGCAGTCGACATCGGTGGTACCTTCGTCGATGCGATTACGTTCGACCGCGAGACTCGGAGTATCGACCTCGAGAAGGCGGCGACGACATCCCAACAACCATCGAAAGGAGTGCTCAACTCAGTCGGGAAAGTCGGCGCTTCGCTCGAAGAGACCGAAGCCTTCGTCCACGGGACCACGCTCGGACTCAACGCGGTCCTCGAACGAGACGGCGCAAAGACCGGTATCATCACGAACGAGGGGTTCGAGGACGTGTACGAAATCGGCCGAACGAACCTCGAACGCGACGCGATGTACGACATCAACTATCAGAAACCCGCGTCCCTCGTCCCCCGTCGGCGACGGGTTGGTGTTCCCGGCCGGTTGAATGCCAGCGGGGCGGTCGTCGAAGAACTCGATACTGACGCTGTTCGCGATGCCGCGGCGTACCTCGTCGACGAACAGGGGGTCGAGTCCATCGCAATCTGTTTCCTCCACTCGTACCAGAACGACCAACACGAACAGGCCGCAGCGCAAATCGTCCGCGAAACCCGGCCCGAGGTCAGTGTCTCCGTCTCAAGCGACATCAGCGGCGAATACCGCGAATACGAGCGGACGAGCACGGCCGTTCTCGACGGCTACATCAAACCGATTTTCGAGAACTACGTCGATACGCTCGATTCGAACCTCGGACAGAGCGGCTTCGACGGGTCGTTTTTCATCACTCGCTCTGGTGGTGGCACGCTTACCGCAGAAAGCGCGAAAACCGCACCAGTACACACGATTCTTTCCGGTCCCGCGGGGGGACTTATTGGCGCGTCCCACGTGGGCAACGTAACCGGTAGAGAGAACCTGATTACCGTGGATATGGGTGGGACGAGCCTCGACGCCGCAGTCATCGAGGACGGCTCTCCCGTGGTGAAGTACGATTCGTCGCTCGAACATCAACCGATGATGATTCCAGTCTACGACATCCGGACAATCGGTGCCGGCGGCGGCTCTATCGCGTGGCTCGATGGTGAACTCCTCAAAGTCGGGCCGCAAAGTGCCGGCGCTGACCCCGGTCCCATCTGTTACGACAACGGCGGAACCGAACCGACCGTCACCGATGCCGCACTCGCCCTCGGCTTCCTCGACCCGAACGACTTCCTCGGCGGCGAGATGGAGACGGCGGAAGCCGCAGCACTCGACGGTATCGAATCGAAGTTGGCGGACCCGCTCGGGATGTCGGTCCACGAAGCGAGTAAGGGCGTTTTCGACGTTGCGCTTGCAAACACCGTCGGGGCGATTCGCGAAATCACGGTCGAAAAGGGACTCGACCCGCGGGACTTCTCGATGGTCGCCTACGGCGGTGCCGGACCGATGTTCGTCCCGCTTCTCGCGCGTGAAATCGGCGTCAACGAAGTGCTCGTCCCGCAGGCCCCCTCGGTCTTCTCCGCGTGGGGAATGCTGATGGCCGATGTCGTCTACGACTTCTCGCAGACGCATATCGCCGTCCTCGACGATATCGACCTCGAAACCCTCGAATCCGAGTTTTCCGAACTGGAAGACGAGGGTCGTGAAACGCTCGAAAGCGAAGGCATCGAAGAATCCAGACAGGAAATCGAGCGCGCGGTCGAGATGCGGTACTTCGGTCAGGAACACACGGTCGAAGTGAACGCGGACGGCGTCGAATCTATCGCCGAACTCGCCGAACGGTTCGAAGCGCAACACGAGACTCGATACGGCCACACCATGGACGACCCTGTACAGGCTGTCCACCTCCGCGTCCGTGCGGTGGGCGAAAACGACAAGCCGAGCCTCGACCCCGAGGACCCACGGACGGAGGGCGAACTCGAACCTGTCGGCAGCCGCAGCGCGTACTGTTTCGCCGAGAACGAATTCGTTGACTTCGACGTGTACCAACGCAGTGACCTGGCACCGGGCGACGAACTCGCCGGACCCACCGTCGTCACTGAACCGACCACCTCGCTCGTCTTCCACTCCGACCAGACCGCGACGGTCGACGAGTACGGACACATCACTATTACCACCGGAGGCGACCAATGA
- a CDS encoding ABC transporter substrate-binding protein — protein sequence MSESNKSHMCRRTLLKYSALASTGTLLAGCTGNQEPATTTHGSDTTAGQTDNKSGSSDESSTDGEFTYVTTITPSSLDPMKGSDNLETILLHNVYDPLLYYTNETPPQIQTWLASNWSVDDDNKTYTFELRDDATFHNGDPVTASDVKYSVRRMMDMQQGVSWMWSGILSPENVEIVDEKTVKMTTNEIFAPFPFTLPFLYILNKSQVEANTKSDGQFGANGDYGTEWLEDNDAGSGAYKLAKRDRKQQVVIERNEDWWGTFPDNGYESVTADMVQETATVAGKVKQGAEMSDQWLPLDTYTELAQTDGVKVSAKATFTPFYIYMHTQREPLNDVHVRKAISYAFDYETALNDVMFGDSEHLKGPLPGAMWSHTEDLETYETDLEKAKAELEKSEYSASDIDLTYTYVTGLTTEKNMGLLLQSNLQKLGASVSIEKAPWSKITEMVTSKESTPDMLAIYLSFSYADPDTFLYPAWHSDSHGSWTSASWYQNDRVDELLTKARRTVSKENRIPLYEEAQRVIADEAPALFVMNQATRNALAGSVKGFEDNGITGYRQTFHWLHEG from the coding sequence ATGTCGGAGAGTAACAAGAGCCACATGTGCCGCCGCACACTGCTAAAATACAGTGCATTAGCGAGTACAGGGACGCTCCTTGCCGGTTGTACCGGAAATCAAGAACCGGCAACGACGACCCACGGTTCGGATACGACTGCGGGCCAAACTGACAATAAGTCCGGAAGTAGTGACGAATCGTCGACTGATGGCGAGTTTACCTACGTTACCACGATTACCCCGAGTTCACTCGACCCGATGAAGGGGTCGGATAACTTGGAGACAATCCTGCTCCACAACGTCTACGACCCACTTCTCTACTACACGAACGAGACGCCGCCACAAATCCAGACGTGGCTTGCGTCCAACTGGTCGGTCGACGACGACAACAAGACGTACACTTTCGAACTCCGCGACGACGCGACGTTCCACAACGGTGACCCCGTGACCGCTTCCGACGTGAAGTATTCGGTCCGGCGGATGATGGACATGCAGCAGGGCGTCTCGTGGATGTGGTCGGGTATCCTCTCACCGGAAAACGTCGAAATCGTCGACGAGAAGACGGTGAAGATGACCACGAACGAAATCTTCGCACCGTTCCCGTTTACGCTCCCATTCCTCTACATCCTGAACAAATCACAGGTCGAAGCGAACACGAAAAGCGACGGACAGTTCGGCGCAAACGGAGACTACGGGACAGAATGGCTCGAAGACAACGACGCCGGAAGCGGGGCCTACAAGCTAGCCAAGCGCGACCGGAAGCAGCAGGTCGTTATCGAACGGAACGAGGATTGGTGGGGGACCTTCCCCGACAACGGCTATGAGAGTGTGACGGCCGATATGGTTCAGGAGACGGCCACCGTCGCCGGGAAGGTCAAACAGGGTGCGGAGATGTCCGACCAGTGGCTCCCCCTCGACACGTACACCGAACTGGCTCAAACCGACGGCGTGAAAGTGAGTGCGAAGGCGACGTTCACTCCCTTCTACATCTACATGCACACCCAGCGCGAACCGCTGAACGACGTGCACGTCCGAAAGGCGATTTCGTACGCCTTCGACTACGAAACTGCGCTCAACGACGTGATGTTCGGTGATTCCGAACACCTGAAGGGACCGCTTCCGGGGGCGATGTGGAGCCACACGGAGGACCTCGAAACGTACGAAACCGACCTCGAAAAAGCGAAAGCTGAACTGGAGAAGTCCGAGTACTCCGCCAGCGATATCGACCTCACGTACACGTACGTCACCGGACTGACTACCGAGAAAAACATGGGACTGCTCCTCCAGTCGAACCTCCAAAAGCTCGGCGCGAGCGTGAGCATCGAGAAAGCACCCTGGTCGAAAATCACCGAGATGGTGACCAGCAAAGAGTCCACGCCCGACATGCTGGCAATTTACCTCTCGTTTAGCTACGCTGACCCGGACACGTTCCTCTACCCCGCGTGGCACAGTGATTCCCACGGGTCGTGGACCAGCGCCTCGTGGTACCAAAACGACCGCGTGGACGAACTCCTGACGAAGGCTCGGCGAACCGTCTCGAAGGAAAATCGGATTCCGCTCTACGAGGAGGCACAGCGAGTCATTGCCGACGAAGCACCCGCACTTTTCGTGATGAATCAGGCGACGAGAAACGCGCTCGCCGGGTCCGTAAAGGGGTTCGAAGACAACGGAATCACCGGCTACCGCCAGACCTTCCACTGGCTCCACGAGGGCTGA